The bacterium genome contains the following window.
ACCATCGGGTAAAAGGGCAAGTTTACCTTTCATAAACATCTGCTGTCCTAACTGCATATCAGAAAATAACTGTCCACTCTTTAGCTTATAAAGTCCAATCAACTCCAATTCATGCACCCTGCCCCACCTTTTCACGCTATTCAAGAACAACTGATGAAACATGGTTATGTTTGGCTCTTTAGATACCCTTTCCTTTACCGCCACCTCTCGCAGGGTATCCATAAGATCTGGAATATTTATCTTCATCGGGCATCTGGTAACACATGTTTGACACCCAACACACAACCAGATAACAGATGAACCCAGCACCTTATCCCTATCCCCCATCTGAATCATGCGGTTAATCT
Protein-coding sequences here:
- a CDS encoding 4Fe-4S dicluster domain-containing protein, producing MKHVTNKEFMKYVTEKSLTKVSKCLQCLKCTAGCPLSFWMDYKPNQINRMIQMGDRDKVLGSSVIWLCVGCQTCVTRCPMKINIPDLMDTLREVAVKERVSKEPNITMFHQLFLNSVKRWGRVHELELIGLYKLKSGQLFSDMQLGQQMFMKGKLALLPDGVRNKKGIREIFEKVK